The nucleotide sequence GCAACGATTCCATAGGCAATTAATATAATACCCAACCAATAACCATAGAAGATGGCTGTGATACCAAGGACGATGAGAACAGCATTAATAATATATTTAGCGTGCTCCCTAATAGTACTCTTTTTGAAAAGGAATGCGGCAAATGGTGGTATCAAGAAAAGGGCGATAACCAAAGACGCCGTGAGCGCCATTGTCTTTGTAAATGCGAGTGGACGAAACAACTTTCCTTCAGCACCTATCATAGTGAATACAGGAATAAAACTGATAATGGTTGTTAATACTGCCGTTAAAATTGCACCAGAAACTTCAGCAGTTGCATTGTAGATGATTTCATTTGTGGTGTACTCGATTCCGCTTTCGCGAAAGCGTAATTTTTCATCTTCCAAATGCCGAATCATATTTTCGGCCAGTATAACGCCCACATCCACCATTGTACCTATAGCAATGGCAATCCCTGACAATGCTACAATATTTGCATCTACATCAAAAAGTTTCATTGCAATGAAAACCATTAATACTGCAACGGGTAACAAACCTGAAATTAAGATGGATGCGCGTAGGTTGAACACCATTACGATAATGACCAGAATGGTTATTAAGATTTCAAGCGTGAGTGCTTCATTAAGCGTGTGTAGGGTCTCTTGAATAAGCTGGGTACGGTCGTAAAAGGGGACAATGGTCACTTGTGAGGTGCGGCCATCTGCCAGAACTTTTGTTGGAAGCCCAGATGACAGTTCAGCGATTTGCTCTTTTACATTATTGATAACTTCCATAGGGTTGGCGCCATATCGCGCTACCACAACACCACCAACAACTTCGGCACCTTCTTTATCTAAAATACCACGACGAGTTTGCGGTCCCAAATGAACAGTTGCGATGTCTTTTATTCGGATAGACGTAAAATTCTCTGAAGTGACCACGGCATTCTCAATATCTGCAACGGATTTTACATAGCCCAAACCACGAACCAGATATTCGGCCTGATTGATTTCCAATGTTTGTGCACCAATATCTTGGTTGCTCTGCTTAACGGCTTTGACAATGGCACTTAATCCAATATTGTATTGGCGCATTTTCTCCGGGTCCACATCTACTTGATATTCCTGAACATAACCGCCGATAGACGCTACTTCGGAAACACCACTTGCCGATGACAATCCGTATTTCACATAATAATCCTGTATACTACGCAGTTCCTGTAAATCCCAACCACCGGTTACATTACCATCCTTGTCACGACCTTCTAGGGTGTACCAGAATATTTGTCCTAAACCTGTGGCATCAGGGCCCAAAGCTGGGTTAACGCCATCTGGCAGCAAGTTGGAAGGAAGCGAATTGAGTTTTTCGAGAATGCGGCTACGTGACCAGTAAAACTCCACATCTTCTTCAAAAATGATATAGATACTGGAAAACCCAAACATAGAGGAACTACGAATAGTTTTCACGCCTGGAATACCTAGAAGCGAAGTTGTAAGTGGATACGTAATTTGGTCTTCAATATCCTGTGGCGAGCGCCCTTGCCATTTGGTAAAAACAATTTGTTGGTTTTCACCAATATCGGGAATGGCATCCACAGCTACAGGGTCAGTAGGCAAAATACCGGTCTCCCAATTAAAAGGTGCGTTTACAACGCCCCAACCGACGAACAAAGCTAATAGTAAAACAGCTACTAATTTATTTTCTATTAGAAATTTGATGCTTTTATTCAGCATAGAAATGATTATTAAGTAATTATAAATCTTGTTTAAAAGTGACAAACAAGCAGAAATGTCCAAAACAAATTAATGCAGGACTACAGTTCTAATTACTTAAAAATCAAATAAGGAAAGTCTGGTCTAAAACTTGAATATCCCTGACCAAGGGAGGAGGCGTATAATCTCTGTATGAATTTAAATCTTCTTGAGATTCGAAAAATAAGTGTATATAGGTATGGATAAAAGCAGCAACAAATAGTTGTTGGTCTTTATCTAATTTGTCGAACGATGTTTTTAAAGTATCTTGCCCTTCAACAATCACTTGTTCATCACTACAGCAATCTTTTTTAGAAATATCACACTCTGATGACTGCGATTGCTGTTGAACATCCATACCGCAAGTTTGAGCGTGACCAAATAATGAAGAGTCCACAAAAATATCTCCACAATAATGACTATCTACCGTAAATGATACGGTTGACAACAACACTAACAGTGCCATAGAGAATGTTGATATTTTAAAAAAGATTTTCTTCATTGAATTTACAAAAATACAAAATTTCAAGTAAATTTTCTTTATTTAACAAATAATTTTGATTTCATATGCAACATATTCTCCTAAATCTATATGAAAGATTATCTAATTTCTAGAAAAATGCCGAATACAAACCTGTTTTAAATTTATTATTAAGAATTGTTCTAAATAAGTTTGTTTTTTTAAATTTCATTTCTATTTTTGTCGCTGAAATAATCACTTACTTATATTAAGTCTAAATAAATTTAATGATGAAAAAAATGTTTTTTACCGCAATTATAGGAAGCCTTATTTTTGCTTCGTGTTCTTCTGATGATGAGCCGATTACTGAAACCTCAAACATTGAGGTGCCTTCAAACTACACCTTCGAAAGAGATGGACAATCCACAGTGGATTTTAGTGGCCAGACCATCCGAATTTTAATGGCTGAAGAAATCCTGAATTCCTTTACAGATTTCGAAAACACGACTGTGATATCCTTGCAGGCAATGTATGCACATCAGGAAGGGGACCTAGATTTTTCAGACGCTGCCTTAAATGCGTCAGATAAAAACGTACGCAGTAAAACGGCTGCGTCCCAAGATTATTTTAGCGCAAACACCACAGAAGCGGCAGCTATAAGAAACCTATTCGATAGCTATATTTCCGGTCAGGTCAATGAGGTATTCCCTAACAAGGATGTCCTAGCAGTCGCTGGCAGTGCCGGTCAACTTGCCGATGGGACAAAAACCCGGTATGTTAACGCTAAAGGACTTGTGTACAACCAAATGTTTGCAAAAAGCCTTATTGGGGCGCTGATGGCAGATCAGATGCTTAACAACTATCTCAGCATAGCTGTTCTTGATGCTGATAATAAAGTTGCGGACAACGACAATGGGATTACAGAGGATGGAGAGACCTTTACCACGATGGAACATAATTGGGACGAGGCCTATGGATACCTCTACGGAACATCCGTTGATGCAGCCAACCCGAATGTAACCATTGGGGGCGATGATAGTTTTTTGAATGATTATTTGGGCACAGTAAACGCAGACCCGGATTTTTCTACCATTGCTGCCGATATTTTTGATGCATTCAAATTGGGTCGTGCCGCGATAGTGGCAAAAGATTATGCCGTGCGGGATGCCCAGGCTGCCATTATACGTCAAAAAATATCGGAGGTCATTGCCATCCGTTCCATATATTATCTGCAACAAGGTAAAAACAGACTTGCAAATGCCGAGTATGGGGCCGCTTTCCAAAACCTTTCCGAAGGCTATGGGTTTGTTTCCAGTTTACGCTTCACTAGAAATCAAGACACAGGTAGTTCTTTCTTCAGCCGAAGCGAGGTCGATGGTTTTACATCTGCTCTCTTGGCGGATGGACCCAATGGTTTTTGGGACCTTGAACCTTCAACACTGGACAGTATTGCTGAAGCTATTGCCGCTAAATTTGACTTCACGGTCGAACAAGCTGCGAGCGCAAATTAAATAAAAATTGAATTAGCCACATCAACCGATTTACCGCCGATGGAAAAATCGGTTGATTTAAAAAAAATAGTTATGAAACACTGGAAACTTTGGAGTTTTATTAGTATCGGACTGCTGATTGTAGCGTGTTCAAAAGATAATGGGAACGAAAACTTGCCACCGGCTAACAATAATTTTGATCGTGGCGCAATGCTTTTAAATTGGGCAGATAATATCATTGTCCCTGCATATACTTCTTTTAAAACAGAGGCCGAAAACCTGAACACTGCTGCAACGGTCTTTGCAAATGAGCCTACAGAGGCAAACCTTCAGGATTTGCGAGCTTCGTGGGCCGCATCCTATATTGCCTTTCAAAAGGTCTCTATGTTTGAAATTGGCAAAGCCGAAGAAGTAAGGTACAGGAACCGACTGAATATTTACCCCTCTGATACCCAAAGAATAGAAAATTTTATAGAAACTGGCAGTTATGACTTGGCTTTGCCATCTACAATAGATGTACAAGGTTTCCCTGCTATAGATTATCTGATCAACGGCCTTGGCGCAACAGATACCGAAATTGTAAGCTTCTATACCGTCAACGGCAATGCCCAGGGATATAAAAATTATCTCGGCACCCTTACGGAGACTATCCTGCAATTGACCACAACAGTACTCGACGATTGGAATGCCAGCTTTAGGGATGTTTTTGTCGCAAATACAAGTTCGTCGGCAACGGGATCTGTTGACCAAATGGCGAACGACTATATCTTCTATTTTGAAAAATCGTTGCGGGCGGGCAAAGTGGGGATACCCGCAGGTGTTTTCTCCCAACAACCATTACCCCAAAATGTAGAGGCTCGCTATAAAAAAGATTTTTCCAAACAATTGCTGCTAACAGCAGTTAAGGCAAGCCAAGATTTTTTTAATGGAAAATATTTTAGCAACAATTCGACTGGAGAAAGTTTTAATACTTACCTCGATTTTTTGAATAGCATTAAAAATGGGGAAGACCTTAGCAGTCTTATCAACGCTCAATTCAATGCTGCAGAAACCCAAGCAAATGAACTAAACAATAATTTTGCTCTACAGATTGAAACTGACAATACCAAAATGCTAAGTACTTATGATGAGCTACAACGCAACGTTATCCTCTTAAAAGTGGATATGTTGCAGGCATTGAGCATAAATGTGGATTATGTAGATGCCGATGGCGATTAGTCAATGGTTTTGCGTTTAAATACATATCGAAATAAAACTACCGAGGCCGCCCCGTTGGCGGTCTTTCGTATTTTTTTCGGTCTTATGATGTTTATTAGTATTGTCCGTTTTTGGAGCAATGGCTGGATTGACAAATTGTATATTCAGCCTAAATTATTTTTTTCATACTATGGATTTGAATGGGTGCAGCCTTTGGGCGTTTATACCTATTTATTATTCTTTATTTGTGCTATGGCGGCAATCTGTATTGCTTTAGGTTATCGATACAGGATAGCGATCATAATTTTTTTTTTAAGCTTTACCTATATCGAATTGATGGATAAGACCACCTATCTTAACCATTATTATTTTATTAGCTGCCTTAGTTTTTTAATGATCTTCCTCCCGGCAAATGCCTATTATTCAATGGATGCCCAAAGG is from Gillisia sp. Hel1_33_143 and encodes:
- a CDS encoding HYC_CC_PP family protein produces the protein MKKIFFKISTFSMALLVLLSTVSFTVDSHYCGDIFVDSSLFGHAQTCGMDVQQQSQSSECDISKKDCCSDEQVIVEGQDTLKTSFDKLDKDQQLFVAAFIHTYIHLFFESQEDLNSYRDYTPPPLVRDIQVLDQTFLI
- a CDS encoding DUF4856 domain-containing protein, whose product is MMKKMFFTAIIGSLIFASCSSDDEPITETSNIEVPSNYTFERDGQSTVDFSGQTIRILMAEEILNSFTDFENTTVISLQAMYAHQEGDLDFSDAALNASDKNVRSKTAASQDYFSANTTEAAAIRNLFDSYISGQVNEVFPNKDVLAVAGSAGQLADGTKTRYVNAKGLVYNQMFAKSLIGALMADQMLNNYLSIAVLDADNKVADNDNGITEDGETFTTMEHNWDEAYGYLYGTSVDAANPNVTIGGDDSFLNDYLGTVNADPDFSTIAADIFDAFKLGRAAIVAKDYAVRDAQAAIIRQKISEVIAIRSIYYLQQGKNRLANAEYGAAFQNLSEGYGFVSSLRFTRNQDTGSSFFSRSEVDGFTSALLADGPNGFWDLEPSTLDSIAEAIAAKFDFTVEQAASAN
- a CDS encoding imelysin family protein — encoded protein: MKHWKLWSFISIGLLIVACSKDNGNENLPPANNNFDRGAMLLNWADNIIVPAYTSFKTEAENLNTAATVFANEPTEANLQDLRASWAASYIAFQKVSMFEIGKAEEVRYRNRLNIYPSDTQRIENFIETGSYDLALPSTIDVQGFPAIDYLINGLGATDTEIVSFYTVNGNAQGYKNYLGTLTETILQLTTTVLDDWNASFRDVFVANTSSSATGSVDQMANDYIFYFEKSLRAGKVGIPAGVFSQQPLPQNVEARYKKDFSKQLLLTAVKASQDFFNGKYFSNNSTGESFNTYLDFLNSIKNGEDLSSLINAQFNAAETQANELNNNFALQIETDNTKMLSTYDELQRNVILLKVDMLQALSINVDYVDADGD